The Aeoliella mucimassa genome includes the window GCAGCAGGTAGACGTCGCCAACCGTATCGACGTCGGAGGCCACGTTGCCGGTGGTTTGCCCGGTGAGCAGAGTGTTGCCATGCTCATCGAGATCGAGCGACCAGCCTTGGGCTTCGTTCGGAAGTGGGCTAAAGGGATACTCTTCGGTAACAAGCGAACGGGACCAAACTGGTTGGCCAAGCTCGTCAAGTTTTATCAGGAATGTCCCCTTCGGATAGTTCACCGGCGATTCAATTCCATCGGAAGTGCCCGTCAGGTAGACGTTACCTGCCGAGTCGGCGACTACATCGAGACCCGTGAACGCATTGGCTTCCAGCCGCAGCGGTTCTTGATCCGAAACGTATTGCCAGCCCAACTCGCCTGCCGAATTGTACTTGTTCACGTAGGCATGGCCGTTGACGAATCCAGCCAGATAGCTGTTGCCGTTGCTGTCGGTGTCGACCGCCCGCCCCCAGTCGGTGTCACTGAAATCGGTCTGCACTACCCAGTCGAGATCGCCGGTCGGCGAGTACTTGGCAAGGAACGAATCGTCGCCGCTCGGAGTGCCTGCGATATCGCCCGAAGTGTAACCCGCGACGAAGTAGTTGCCGTCTAGATCCACGGCGCCGTCATAGACGAAGTCGGTATCGGTCGACCCAAATTGTCTGGTCCAAATCGGTGTGCCCGTGCTATCGAGTTTCATCACAAAGGCGTCTTGATCTCCCGGTACGGATGAAATACTTCCGGCCAGGTCGCCAGTGGTAGTACCCGAGACGTAGACCGCTTGGCCACCGAACTGTTGGACGTCGAGCGCCGAGTCGACGCGGCTAGTGCCGAACTGGTAGGTCCATAGGGCATTGCCTGCGGAGTCGAGTTGTCCCACGAACGCATCCGAGTTGCCATAATGAGTGCTGCCCAGAAGGCCATCGGTGTTCCCCGCGAAGTAGGTACCGTTGTCGGTGGGGGCCAGTCCGTTGATCGACGAAGAGTTTGTCGTGGTATTGGTTAGATAGAGCCAGTCGTGTTCGTATTAGTCGTGGGAAACTTCAGGCCCAGTGGGATCAGCCAATTCGTTCACCACATCGGCGAAAGTGCTTGTGCTCAGAAACCAGAGAGTAAGTGCTGCGACTACAATCCAACGAAGTGAAGAGATAGTGCTCTGCGCAGAGAGTTGGGAGAAAGTAAAGGTGCTCTTCATGGCATTAGGCCTGTCCTGGGTGCAAGTTCGATGGGATCGGTGCTTAAGGTCAATTGTTCACACTAGTGCTCTGTTACACCTTGATTTCAGGGTACACCGATTTCAGTTTGGTTCGTGCGTCGTCGATCTTCATTTGCCATTCGACTCCGCGTTGTATTTGATTGACGTCCTCGTGCCAGGCGGCCGACTGCTCGCGCAATTGCTCGGCACTACCAATGCGACGCCCCGCAACGCATTGTCCGGTGAGACAGCTCAGTTCGTTCTCGGCGATGTTCAGCCAACTGCCGTGCTTGGGCGTATGGTGGAATTCGATCCGGCGGACTAGACTGCGGGCACGCTCCGGTTCGAATGCGTCGTAGAAGGCGCCGATGGTGTGCGTGTTGAGATTGTCGCACACCACGAGCACTTTCTCGCATTTTGCGTAGCGGCCCTCCAGGAGGTTCGCCATCTCGACGGCCCAATCGACCTTGGTCTTCTTGTCCCGCACCGAGACCTGACGCCACAAGGCAAGTGGCTCGGCGAACATGAAGACTTTGGCCACTCCCGATCGCCGGTATTCGTAATCCACTCGCTTTGGGTGATGACGCGTTGCCGGAAGGGGAGCTTTGATCTCTTCGACCAGTTGAACCGGTTGCTCGTCCATGCACAGGACGGGAAGACACGGATCGTAGGGCCGGGAATAAACGTCCAGCACGTCCTCCATGTGGGCTACGAACTCGGCGTTCGCTTCGGGAGGGATCACCCAGTATTGAACGTTGCGTTTGGTGTTCATGCGGTTTTTTTGAGCGTGCGCCGCACGGTTTGGTAGCTGATCGAGTCGACAATTTCTAGCTCTACCGCCTTTCTTGCCAAGAGACGCAGCGTCCACTTGCCGTAGCCCTTCGGGGCCTCTCCCAGCCGCATGGCGATGATCTTTGCCTCTTGTTCGCCGTCAAGCAACTTTTCGGTGGGCGGGCTGTCTCGCTGTTTGCCGTTGAGCGTCTCCTCAAGGCCCCGCTCGACGAACCGCTGCCGCACATTTTCCACTGTCTTCGTGCGACAATCCAACGCCTCGGCGATCTTTGCGTCCGTCCAGCACGCACCCCCAATATCTGCCTTCAGAAGGATGTTGGCTCGCTTCACCTTCTGGCTGGTCCCCTGGAGCCGTTTCACGACATCTTGCAGAACGGAACGCTCCTCCTCGGTCAGTTCAACGATATACTTCTTTCTACTCATGACGACCTCCTTGTCGAAATGCACGGGCAAAACGCAAGGAAGTCTCGCATCAATGGGCGGAAAAGCCAACCCTAATTCCTAGCTGTCACGAAGCACTAGTATGGGAGTGCCTCGTCCTGGATGTCAACCATAAACGAGTATCAAGTGTTCTAACTGGAGTAGGCTGTCTTGTTGGAATGAAGTGAGCACCGGAGCCGCTCGGATCTAGCAGTTTTCAGGGAATCCCCCCCGGAAGAGTTCAAGCGTTTGTGCTTCGCGGGCGACTTGCACGTGGCCTGGCAGTTGGAACTTACCCGCCTCAGCACCCGATATCGCTGTCGACAAGCGTTCCCAGTCGGCCATGCCCATCCCCTGTTCAGGCCAGCCTGCGGCCCGCCAGGCTTGTCGGGCGACTTGTTGCACGACGATCGCCGGTTGGTCGGCGAGTAGCGTCAGGTTGAACTGAAGTCGATGGTTCTCCACACGCACCGTCTGCTCGACGAGGGGGGCGACGATCGACTCAAGGAGTTCACTCCATTGGTTGGCTTGTTCGGCTAACCTCAAGAGCGACCGATCGGGATCACTAGGTAGCCGCTCGCGGATGGCTGGAAGCAACTCGTTGCGGAGCCAATTTCGGGTGAAGTGCGATTCGTGATTCGACGCGTCGGTGCGATATGGCTGATCGAGTTGTTGCAGGTAGCTCTCGATCTCTTCACGCCGCACCGCGAGCAGCGGCCGGACGACCGACACGCTGGCACTCAACGATCGGACCCGGGGAATGCCGGTCAGGCCGTCGATTCCCGAGCCACGCAGCACTCGCATCAGCACAGTTTCCACCTGGTCGTCGGCCGTGTGGGCGGTGGCGATGTATCGGGCGCCGCAGCGCTCGGCTGTATTCAGTAGAAAAGCGTAGCGGGCGTCGCGGGCTGATTGCTCGGTATCAAGCTGCTCGCTTTCAGCAGGTTGGCCGAATTCGCCCCGCAGGTTGAGTGTTTGGGCTAACTGGGCAACCCAGGATTGATCGCCGTCGGAGTGCTCGCCCCGCAGGCCATGGTTAAAGTGGGCGACGATCAGCTCGCCGGAACCGGACGTTCGGCGGTGCAGCTCTGCCAGCCCTCGCAGCAGCGCAACGCTGTCGGCCCCGCCCGAAACGGCTACCACCACATGGCACGATCTCCAGGTGTTCGTGGGCCAAACGGCTTGGATGGCGTCTTGTAGCATGATCAGGCGGGCCCGCTGGGGCATCGTCGGGCTAGGCGTGGGGAGTAAGCGGTTAACTGCGGGAGTGGTTCGGGGCGAGCCGGGGCCGACCCGAATCCTGTGTTGCGGATTTCCAAGTATTTGGTAGCATACGATTTAGGACAATCTTAACCCGTTGCGGGGTTCCGCTCGTTTGGGTTGAGATTGCCCTGTAGGCGATAACGGAATTCCGTTGCCTTGTCTCCCGCTGGTGTCGTTGTGACGCGAGTTTCGGTCGGTAGGGCAATCGCTTGATAGGTACCTCAGTTGATGATCCTGAGCAAAATTGTAAACAGTATTGCGACCCGTTCGCAGCCGGCGTTTTGGCTGGTGCTGCTCGTCGTGGCTTGGCTCTGCGGCCGAGTCTCTCTGCAGCGTCCGACGCGTTGGAAGCGGACGACAAAATCGCGGCCCGCCCCGCAGGCGGTCCCTCGGCCCCCGGTGTTTGCCTTGGCAGGCTACCGGCTTTGGCCCGCGGGCATCGTAAGCGAGGCCTGGCCGCCGGGAACTGTCTGGGCTGCCATCGCCTGGTTAAAGGCATGGCTCTCTCGGGCAATAGGCGTTCGACGACTCGCGGACGATCCAGCTGGCTACTTGCCCGGCTGGCCTGCCTTTTCCCTGGTGCCGCACCACTTATCCTGTTTGCAAACAGCTTAGCTTCTCGGCCTTGGTTTCGATAACCGCTCCGCAATGGGCGGGCGATCGAACTTCTATCAAGCGCAGCCTCGGCTTGCGCTCGCGCAACCGGCGGACGGGTTCCGACCACCTGCTTCCATGAGTTGTTCGCTTGGCGGCAAAACACGCGCGAACAGCCATTTATATAGCCGTTGAAGTTTATGAAAGGGTAAAGCATGGGTACCAACCTACTGCTGCTTGCCGATGGCGAAATCATGCAGGCGGTGCTGTTCGCCGTGGCAGCGGTCGCCGGTGCTGGAGCGGTGAAGCTGATCGACTACCTGCGTCGACGCGATGTCGAGAAGGAAGCCGAACTGATACGCTCCGATGCCAAAAAAGACGCCTCGACCATGTTGAAGGAGGCAGCCGTCGAAGCCAAAGAGATGGCCCTGCAAGAGAAAGCGAAGATCGAAGACCAAATGTCGATCGTCCGCCGGGAATTGCACGAGCGCGAACGCACCATCGACAAGGCCGAGGACAATCTTCAGCAGCGAAACGACCAGCTCTCGAAGCAGGAGAAAATGGTCGAAGGCAACCAGCGGAAGCTGGCCGAGAAGCTCGAGGACGTCACTCGTCGCCAGAGCGAACTCGACAATCTGCTTGATGTCCAGCGGCAAACCCTGCACCAACTCAGTAGCCTGAGCCCCGACGAGGCCAAGGAACTGCTGCTGCAGAAGCTCGATACGGAGCTGGCCCACGAACAAGGCGTGCTGATCAAGAAACGCGAACAAGCCATCGCCGAAGCAGTGGAGCCAAAGGCCCGCGAGATGCTGATCACCTCGCTGCAGCGTTTTGCCGCTGCCCACACGGCCGACGCGACCACCAGCACGGTCGATATTCCCAACGACGACATGAAGGGTCGCATCATCGGCCGCGAAGGTCGCAACATTCGGGCGTTCGAAAAAATCACCGGCGTCGACGTCATCATCGACGACACGCCCGGCGTGGTGATCGTCAGCGCGTTCGATCCGGTCCGCCGCGAGGTGGCTCGCTTGTCGCTGGCCAAGTTGATTGCCGACGGGCGGATTCACCCCAGTCGTATCGAAGAGCTGTTTGCCGAGACCGAAAAGGAAGTCGACAAACTCATCGTCAAGTACGGCGAAGAAGCAGCCCAGGAAGCCGACGTGCACGGGCTGCACCCCAAGATCATTCAGCTGCTCGGTCGGTTGCGGTACCGCACCAGCTATAGCCAGAACGTGCTGCGGCACTCGATTGAAGTCGCCTTTGTCACCGGCATGTTGGCCGAAGAGATGGGCATGGATGGCGACCTCGCCCGCCGGGCTGGTTTGCTGCACGACATTGGCAAAGCAGCCGATCACGACGCCGAGGGTGGTCACCCGAAGATTGGTGCCGACCTGCTCAAGCGATATGGCGAGAACGAAGTAGTAGTGCACGCCGCATTGGGGCATCACGACGACATTCGTCCCGACATGCCATACACGGTGCTCACCGCCGCGGCCGATGCCTGCAGTGCTTCGCGCCCCGGTGCCCGCCGCGAGACGCTCGACCGCTACATCAAGCGGATGCAGGAACTCGAATCGATTGCTACCGGGTTCGAAGGTGTGCATCAGGCGTTCGCCATTCAGGCAGGTCGCGAAGTGCGGGTGATTGCCAACACCGAGGCCACCACCGACGAGTCGGCGGCCAAAATCTGTCGCGACATTGCGACCGCGTTCGAGCAGCAATTGACCTACCCGGGCGAGATTCGCGTGACCATGATTCGCGAGAGCCGATTCAGCGAAACGGCCAAGTAGCCCCCCGAGTATGTTTGAGTGACCAGTGGCGGAAAGTGTTCGCCCGATGGCTCTGCAGCCATCGCCATCGGCGAGCACTCGTTTGGCGGTAAGCGTGTTTTCCATTGTGCTTAAGTCGCTTTGACCTTCATCGAACCACATGACCGTATGACGTTAGGCGACAGCCTCCAGACTTTCGACCTCCGACACCCCTGCTCACTATCGTGAAACTCCTATTCATCGGCGACATCGTTGGCAAACCAGGACGCGAGATTGTCTGCCGCGTGGTGCAACCGCTCCGCGAGGCCGAGTCGTTGGACCTGGTGATTGCCAACGCCGAAAACGCAGCGGGAGGCTCCGGCCTGACGCCTGCCATTTATCGCGAACTCACCGCCGCCGGCGTGGATGCCATCACGCTTGGCGACCACGTTTATCGTCGGCGCGAAATCTACAAGACACTCGAAGCCGAGTCGAACATCGTCCGCCCGGCCAACCTGCCCGACGAAGCAGTTGGGCCTCGGTGGGCTGTGGTGCAAACCGCGTCGGGCGTGCAAGTCGCCTTCGCCTGCATGCTGGGGCGCTTGTTCATGAACCCAATCGACAGCCCCTGGCGGGCGGCCGACGCGGTGCTCGCGGCGATGCCGAGCGACGCCAAGGTTCGCTTCATCGACTTCCATGCCGAAGCGACTAGCGAGATGCAGCAGATGGGCCGCTACCTCGATGGTCGTGTGTCGGCCGTGCTCGGCACCCACACCCACGTGGCCACCGCCGACGAGTGCATTCTGCCTGGCGGGACCGCGTTTCAGTGCGATGTCGGCATGACCGGCCCGCACGAGAGCATCATCGGCCGCCGGATCGATCGCGTCCTCGAAAGCACCCTGACGTCGCGCCCGGTGCCGTTCGACGTGGCGACCGAAGATGTCCGCCTGAACGGGACCATCGTCGAAGTCGACGAATCCACCGGTCAGGCGACGGCGATCCGCCGGTTGTGCGTCGACGAGCAGCGGGCGGAGCAGCTCACCAGCTAGCAAGTTCTCGAAGCTGCTAGTCCGGCGGGTTGCTTGTGATCCACTTCCCCTCGCTTGGTACTCGTCCCCCCAGCTCGCGCGGCGTACGATACAATGGAACTTCGCCCCGCTAGTGGTGGCGGTCCGTTGGTCCCTGTCGAATTGCCTGTGTCTACTGCGAATCCTCATCGACGATTCTCCTGGTTGGAACGAACGCTGCTAGTCGCGGCTTCGTTGGTGCTCACGGTGCTGCTTGTCGCGGCCGCGATGCTGTCGCCCGACTCGCGCGGATTCGGCACCCACCAAAAACTCGGTTTCGGCGAATGCTTTGTCGTCGCCCAGTGGGGAGTGCGGTGTCCCTCGTGCGGCATGACCACTTCCTGGGCGCGATTGCTCGACGGGCAGCTTACCGCTGCGCTCGGCGCGAACGCCGGGGGAGTGCTGTTGTGCCTGGCGTCGATCGCAGCGGTCCCCTGGATGCTAGCAAGTGCCATAAAGGGACAATGGTGGTATTTACGTCCCACGGCCAGTTTGGTACTACCCGCTTTCGCCGTGCTGGTGCTGGTGCTCCTTGTGCAATGGATGCAGCACACCGGACTGGCGTTGCTACGACATGGATGGTCGTAGTAAACGGAAGATCGCGACTCGCCAGCAAGGCAACGCCAGCTTGGTTTCGCGATGATCCAACCAACCCGGATAAGGACTTTCCCTCTCCACCAAATTGGTCGTAGGCAACGTGAGTTGTCGCCGGCCCCTGACTCCTCTACCCCCTTAGGATAACGATGGACCGTTCTCCGATCATGCGACATACATGCTCTTGGCTCTCGTTGGTGCTGCTGGTAGCGACGACGGTTACCTCCTCGGGATGTCATACCATCCTGGCAACCGGCGTTTACCTGCTGCAAGGTGGCAACGTAGTACCTGCCCAGTGCGAAGCACTGGAAGAGCAACGCGTGGTCGTCGCCTGTCGCTGCCCCTCGGCGAGCGAGTACAGCATTGCTGGCGCGCCCGACCAGATCGCTCGCAGCGTCACCAACTTGTTGCGGGAGAACGTGCCTAAGGTCGATGTGGTCGATTATCGCGAAGTCGATAAATGGCATGACGAAAACGACTGGGGTGATTTCGAAGGCATGGGCCGCGCGGTGAAAGCCGACCGCCTGGTGGTGATCGACCTTGCTCACTTGGACCTCTACAAAGGCCAAACGCTGTACCAAGGCAACGCCGACGTAACCGTGACCGTGTATGATCTGACCGGTACCAAGAGCAAGATTGTCTGGGAGCACGCGCTAGGCGAAGTGCTCTTCCCACGCAACAGCGCCATTCCAGTGCAGGACAAGTCGCCGAAGCAGTTCCAACGTGAATACACCGAAATCCTGGCTCGCCAGATCGCCGTGTACTTCTACAAGCACGACCCGAACGCCGACTTCGCGCTCGACGCCATCGCCAACCAATAAATCCATCAGCCCGCGCACAAAAACTGCGCAGGAGAGGTGGTCGTGCGATAGATTCCCAATTTACCCATCGATGGGAAAATTGAATCAGCGCACACGCTGCAAAACCAGTGGTTTTCACACTCAAATAGATTCCCATGGGTGGGAAACTATTATGGTTTGGGGAGTTGGGGGTTGGATTTTGGGAGTTCTGATTGCCGAATGTCATGCTGAGGGAAGCTTCCAGCGCCCCGAAGCATCTCAGCTGGCCAATTCGAGCGTGTTACCCACGCGCGCAGCAGCGAACCCCCACGCAACCGAACATTCGCCTGCGCGTCGCTAGACTTTCGAGTTCAAAACAAGCATTACACCTCGCTAATCTCCTTTCAATAAAAAAGCCAACAGCTGATAGCTTAAAGCCGGTAGCCACTGATGCCTGTCCATTAGAACACCTATGGTGGCCAATTCCCAGCGAAAAGTTGAAAGAATCAAAACACCGAATTCACCCCCCGCTTGCCCAATTCCAGGAAGACGGGTCGGCCTATCAGAGCCGGGGAGGTGGGAAGTGGAGAACTCGCATTATTTCTTCAACTCCGGCACCCAAAAACCCCACGAACGCGGCTTTCTTGCAGTCGCCCACATCAATAAGCAGACTATTGAAGACACTCACTCCCTCACAGCACACAGAGCGGGCAAGCGTTTCAAATCGCCCCGAAGGGGCTATCACATGCCAGCCCACCGCATCGCTCCGGGAAGCGGAACGGATGCTGGACCTTCACCTACAACTTCCAGCCGACGCCGAGTAACCGAAGTCTATCGTCGCAGAGGATACCTATTGCTTTCTCTCCAAGCAGCGTGGAGTTCCAGTCAGGCCTGCCGCAATTCGGTGGGTAGTTTTCCCCTCCACTCTCTATCCCCTCCGGCCTCTAGGCTCCTGTTTGGCGAGCTGATATGCTATCGCGGCTTTTGATGGTTCCAGGCGTAGGGATCGGTTGCGCATGCTGCTTATATTCGTGGTGCTTTACTTGTTGGCCTCGATTGTTGTGGGGCTTTACTTTGCCCGGCGGGTGCGGGGGGCAGCCGACTATGCCGTGGCGGGGCGGGCGTTGCCGCTTTCGATTGTTATCGGCACCACGTTTGCCACCTGGTTTGGTTCGGAGACAGTCATCGGCATCCCGGCCAAGTTTCTCGAAGGGGGGATGAGCGACACGGCCGAGGACCCCTGGGGGGCGGCGTTCTGCCTGATTCTCGTGGGGCTGGTATTTGCCCGGCCGCTCTATCGATTCTCGCTACTCACGATCAACGACTACTTTCGCGAGCGATACGGCGT containing:
- a CDS encoding IS630 family transposase (programmed frameshift) is translated as MSRKKYIVELTEEERSVLQDVVKRLQGTSQKVKRANILLKADIGGACWTDAKIAEALDCRTKTVENVRQRFVERGLEETLNGKQRDSPPTEKLLDGEQEAKIIAMRLGEAPKGYGKWTLRLLARKAVELEIVDSISYQTVRRTLKKTANTKRNVQYWVIPPEANAEFVAHMEDVLDVYSRPYDPCLPVLCMDEQPVQLVEEIKAPLPATRHHPKRVDYEYRRSGVAKVFMFAEPLALWRQVSVRDKKTKVDWAVEMANLLEGRYAKCEKVLVVCDNLNTHTIGAFYDAFEPERARSLVRRIEFHHTPKHGSWLNIAENELSCLTGQCVAGRRIGSAEQLREQSAAWHEDVNQIQRGVEWQMKIDDARTKLKSVYPEIKV
- a CDS encoding TIGR00282 family metallophosphoesterase: MKLLFIGDIVGKPGREIVCRVVQPLREAESLDLVIANAENAAGGSGLTPAIYRELTAAGVDAITLGDHVYRRREIYKTLEAESNIVRPANLPDEAVGPRWAVVQTASGVQVAFACMLGRLFMNPIDSPWRAADAVLAAMPSDAKVRFIDFHAEATSEMQQMGRYLDGRVSAVLGTHTHVATADECILPGGTAFQCDVGMTGPHESIIGRRIDRVLESTLTSRPVPFDVATEDVRLNGTIVEVDESTGQATAIRRLCVDEQRAEQLTS
- a CDS encoding DUF2752 domain-containing protein, which produces MSTANPHRRFSWLERTLLVAASLVLTVLLVAAAMLSPDSRGFGTHQKLGFGECFVVAQWGVRCPSCGMTTSWARLLDGQLTAALGANAGGVLLCLASIAAVPWMLASAIKGQWWYLRPTASLVLPAFAVLVLVLLVQWMQHTGLALLRHGWS
- the rny gene encoding ribonuclease Y; this translates as MGTNLLLLADGEIMQAVLFAVAAVAGAGAVKLIDYLRRRDVEKEAELIRSDAKKDASTMLKEAAVEAKEMALQEKAKIEDQMSIVRRELHERERTIDKAEDNLQQRNDQLSKQEKMVEGNQRKLAEKLEDVTRRQSELDNLLDVQRQTLHQLSSLSPDEAKELLLQKLDTELAHEQGVLIKKREQAIAEAVEPKAREMLITSLQRFAAAHTADATTSTVDIPNDDMKGRIIGREGRNIRAFEKITGVDVIIDDTPGVVIVSAFDPVRREVARLSLAKLIADGRIHPSRIEELFAETEKEVDKLIVKYGEEAAQEADVHGLHPKIIQLLGRLRYRTSYSQNVLRHSIEVAFVTGMLAEEMGMDGDLARRAGLLHDIGKAADHDAEGGHPKIGADLLKRYGENEVVVHAALGHHDDIRPDMPYTVLTAAADACSASRPGARRETLDRYIKRMQELESIATGFEGVHQAFAIQAGREVRVIANTEATTDESAAKICRDIATAFEQQLTYPGEIRVTMIRESRFSETAK
- a CDS encoding SBBP repeat-containing protein — translated: MGQLDSAGNALWTYQFGTSRVDSALDVQQFGGQAVYVSGTTTGDLAGSISSVPGDQDAFVMKLDSTGTPIWTRQFGSTDTDFVYDGAVDLDGNYFVAGYTSGDIAGTPSGDDSFLAKYSPTGDLDWVVQTDFSDTDWGRAVDTDSNGNSYLAGFVNGHAYVNKYNSAGELGWQYVSDQEPLRLEANAFTGLDVVADSAGNVYLTGTSDGIESPVNYPKGTFLIKLDELGQPVWSRSLVTEEYPFSPLPNEAQGWSLDLDEHGNTLLTGQTTGNVASDVDTVGDVYLLRFSPNGDLLVAEQYGDFDYQLGLRVAADGQGGVYLAGLADSSFLGQSAFGASGFVMHLNGQVPEPSTNLLCFVCVVAGLGFGWSRRR
- the tilS gene encoding tRNA lysidine(34) synthetase TilS, whose protein sequence is MPQRARLIMLQDAIQAVWPTNTWRSCHVVVAVSGGADSVALLRGLAELHRRTSGSGELIVAHFNHGLRGEHSDGDQSWVAQLAQTLNLRGEFGQPAESEQLDTEQSARDARYAFLLNTAERCGARYIATAHTADDQVETVLMRVLRGSGIDGLTGIPRVRSLSASVSVVRPLLAVRREEIESYLQQLDQPYRTDASNHESHFTRNWLRNELLPAIRERLPSDPDRSLLRLAEQANQWSELLESIVAPLVEQTVRVENHRLQFNLTLLADQPAIVVQQVARQAWRAAGWPEQGMGMADWERLSTAISGAEAGKFQLPGHVQVAREAQTLELFRGGFPENC